The Candidatus Edwardsbacteria bacterium genome includes the window TATCATAAGGTTGATAAAAAATTCGAACTGGGCGGGACTTGGACCACACCGGGACAATTCCAAAAACATATGGACTATATCAAGGCCAAGGGCATAACTCCGGTGACGCTTTCCCGGGCGGTGGAATTGATGAGAAGCGGTGAGAGCAAAAACAAAAAATATGTCTGTCTTACCTTCGATGATGCCTATGAGGGATTGTATAATTATGCCTGGCCCATTCTGCAAAAGCACGGATATCCCGCCACCATTTTTGTGGTCACCGATTATGTGGGCAGGGAGAACGAATGGGATGTCAACTGGGGAGGCCGTAAATTCAGGCATCTCGGGTGGAAGCAGATCATCGAGATGTCTGAAGCCGGCATCGAATTCGGATCCCATACCCGCACCCATCAGGACCTTCGCCGGCTTGATGATGATGAGTTGAGGGACGAACTGGTCGGGGCAAAAAATATTTTGGAAAAATATCTGGGGCAAAAAATCGGGACGCTGTCCTATCCCTTCGGCCGTTATGATCAGCGGGTAATGGAGGCTGCCGGCGAATACGGCTATGATGCGGCCTGCAGTCTTTCTCCCCAAATGAAAAATAACCAAATAAATTTTATGGCCCTGCGCCGCAGTGCGGTTTATATCACCGATATAATGTGGGATTATCAGAACAAAATAGTCCAGGAAGGAAGGTTCTTTTGGCTGCAGGACCTGTGGTGCCGGATGATAAATTTTTGTGCCGGGGGAACAATAATCGCCCAAAGCACAATAAAATTATTTCGCCCCAAAAAAAGAATTTTCGACGATGACTTTCTCAAAAACCCGTAAGATGCAGCATTTACAATACTTGCGAACTTATTTTAAAACCTAAAAGCACTGAACACATTGATAT containing:
- a CDS encoding polysaccharide deacetylase family protein encodes the protein MVWRSRFGRPAGNYIPILAYHKVDKKFELGGTWTTPGQFQKHMDYIKAKGITPVTLSRAVELMRSGESKNKKYVCLTFDDAYEGLYNYAWPILQKHGYPATIFVVTDYVGRENEWDVNWGGRKFRHLGWKQIIEMSEAGIEFGSHTRTHQDLRRLDDDELRDELVGAKNILEKYLGQKIGTLSYPFGRYDQRVMEAAGEYGYDAACSLSPQMKNNQINFMALRRSAVYITDIMWDYQNKIVQEGRFFWLQDLWCRMINFCAGGTIIAQSTIKLFRPKKRIFDDDFLKNP